TGTTGCTGAAAATGAATCATTGAAGCTTGTTTCTGGTAAAACAGATGAAACAGAAGATTCCGGAGATAAGGATAGTGAAGAAAACACCAAGAAATTTGGGATTGTTACAAATGAAGATTCTGAGGCTGATAAGGCTGCTGCAGAACTAATAAACAGTATTATTGAAGAGTGGTTAAAGACTCGACccctgccgccgccaccaccacccctGCCGGTTCAACCATCTGCTGACATCTCATCCAAACATAATAACGGGGAGTCTGTTGTCGACATGGCAATGACTGGTATGGAATAATGGTAATAGTTTTTTGGCCAAATTTGCATTTGAATAATATGTATTTCATCACTGCTGCAGATTCTGAAGATAATGATGATTGTGTTGACAAAAGGACAGTTGGTGAAACTGAAAAGACAGAAAATGACTCTCTTGATAGGAGGAAAGATAAAGAGCATGATAAGGAGAAGCAGGAAAAGGAAAAAGAACTTCAAAGATATGAGCGTGAGCGTGAGCGAGAAAGAGTCAGGAGGGATAGAGATAAGGAACTCAAGCATAGAGAAGTGGAAAGGCTGTACAAAGATCACCTTAAAGAGTGGGAATCCAGGGAGAGAGATAAAGAATATCAAAGACAATACGAGAAGGACCGTGAGAAGGAAAAAGAACGTGAACGCAAAAGGGAGATCATGAAGCAGGAAGATGAAAGCGACGAAGAGGATTCGAGGAAAAGAAGACGAAGGAACAGTAACACACTTGAAGAGAGGAAAAGGCGGAGGCAACGCGAAAAGCAGGAAGACTTGGCGGACAAATTAAAAGAGGAACAGGAAATTGCTGAAGCAAGGAGGCGTGCAATAGAGCTGCAACAGCAGGCAGATGAAGCAGCTGCGGCAGAGTCTGCTATATTTATGGAGGTTGATGGTGATGACGGGAAGGAAGCAGATGCACCAAACAAGCCGATTGTTTCAGATGATGATAATGTTGTCAGCAGTGCTAATGGTGTTGATGCAGGTAAGTAAATATTTCCTCACAAAGTTTATCACATTAGCTACATTCTAGTTCCAACATTTTTGCATCCATTGTACAGATGATGGCAAAACTCATAAGGACTGTAACGGTGATGAAGCAAGTATGGTACCTGGTCAAATTCTAGATATCAAACAAAATATCAATGCTCCAGCAAAAAAGTTGGGTTTTGGTTTGATTGGCTCTGGTAAACGGACATCTGTTCCATCAGTTTTTGCTGAAGAGGATGACGATGATAATAAGGATAAACGGATAAGACCTTTAGTACCTATTGATTACTCCACTGAGGAATTGCAAGCTGTGGAGGCGGATTCTTATTCTGATCAACCCAATAATATTGTAGCAGCTGCTGAGTTTGCTAAGCGCATCTTGGTATCTAATCAAAAGGAAGAGCAGCCTGAAACCGAAAGGAGTAGGAGAGCCATTGATAGATCGACCCTAAGGGATAAGAGTCGAAATGATGAAGATGGTGCACGTCTTGGTGATGACAGAAGAGAAATGATGCATGATCGAGACAATGATAAGCCCAAGTTAGAGAACAAGAAAGTTTTGGATGCAAAACAATTGATTGACATGATTCCGAGGACAAAGGAAGAGCTTTTTTCCTATGATATTAATTGGGCAATATATGAGAAGGTGAATTATTTTTCTTGACCTTGTATTTTCAGTACTCAAAAGTTGGGTAATGTTTTGTTTCTTCACCCATTTCAAGTTATTTTTATGTCATATCTTTGTGCATGCATGTTATTTCTTTGATGTTCTGTGAGGTCTTTATGGAAGCAGTTTAAGTATGTTTGCCAGTGGTTACGAAAAGAAAAACACACACGATGTAGTGCTCAAACCATTGCAGATCTGAAGATATATTTTCCTGAACAGATACGAGATCCACCACATAATTATTTCATTAGTATAATGTTAAACCTGTTATTATTTTCATTCCggttaatgtgcataattcacaATTTGATCTGAGAGGCACCATATGTTGGGTACACAAGTGTAGAGGTGTGTCAGATGGTTTTTACTCTGAAATATTTGATTTTGCTTTCCCTGTTGTGTTTGCGGTGTGGTTGTATTCAACACTAACATCATTGTTCTTTTGTGTCAGCATGAGTTGCATGATAGAATGAGGCCTTGGATCTCGAAAAAGATAATCGAATTTCTTGGTGAGGAGGAATCGACTTTGGTGGAATATATTGTCTCGTGCACCAAAGATCATGTCCATGCAGCGAAAATGCTGGAGCTCCTACAGTCAATTTTGGACGTCGAGGCTGAAATGTTTGTCCTTAAGATGTGGAGGATGCTAATATTTGAAATTAAGAAAGTTGAAGCAGGACTATCAGTAAGAGGGAAGGCTTGAAGTTGAGGCAACTGTCTTGTATAACATTTTCTGCTTTTTGTCTGCAACTGTTTTCTTACTTCTAAGCTTATGTTGTAAGACAGCTGCTGTAAACATTTGAGTGAGATCGAATTACTGGTTCCCATATGTTCTGATGTCTATTTTAGAAATGTATACATAAACTGTTGATGCTCAATATTTGATCTGAAATTGCTGCGTCTTGCGCCCTTTTATTGTTTCCAAGTTCCAACAGGTGATTGTAGAATGTGTTATAGTGATAAGAGTACATTTACTCATTCAATCTGTACCAACTTGATTTTCTTTGCACATGATGTACATGGTGAAAATTTTCATGAGACTTTGAAAGTGTACTTGTTTTACTTCAACAAAACCGTGGAGAAAAAAAAACAGAGAGCACCTGGTTGGAGAAATATTTTCTGGACTGTTCCACTCAAAATTCATGTAAATTTCCTATAAGAAATCTAACTTCTTCGCCTTGTGTTTGCAATTGTGGTATTCTATTATAGGGTGAGTATTGCGAGCTGAGTAAAATGAAGCCACCACATTGAATATATCATCATATATTTCGTGTAAGAAATCTAACTTCTTTACCTAGTGTTCGCAATTGTAGTATTTTATTCTAGGGTGAGTATTGAGAGCTGAGTAAAATGAAGCCACCACATTGAATATACCTATGAGAAATCTAACTTCTTCGCCTTGTGTTTGCAATTGTAGTATTCTATTCTAGGGTGAGTATTGAGAGCTGAGTAAAATCAAGCCACCACATTGAATAGAGATTCAATATtcctattctacttatgataatcGCATGCTCTTGTTTGGACTTTAGAAACTTGACAATATTATTTGTGACCTAAAGAATCTGTCATtttgatcatgaatctttgaaaacatattaaaagtcaagcaaaactgaactgtacacatgctaaatgggttgaattcattgggATTTTTCTTTGTGTCATTGGACACAAGAAAGATATAGAAATGGTATTGTTGATGCATGTCTCGTCTATATACTATGCTTTCATAACTTGATTTTAAAATATTTgatttggagaccatcaaagatcaatatgtgcatggtactgaatttaaagatgtattgcaggaTTTTAAAGATggaagaacatggaacaagttcgtcaaATGATTGTTTTGTGTTCTGTGCTAACAATTTGCATTCCAGCTAGCTTTGTTCATCTTTtattgttgcaggaggcgcatggaggaagatcaatgggacactttggcgtgaagaagatggaggctatatttgctacacatttcttttggccaaaatGAAACGGAAAGTTGATcattttgttgctcgctgcactgcATGTCAAAAAGTAAGTCACGACCTAATCCTCtagtttatatatgcctttgtaTGATACCTAGTGTTTCATGGGAGGACATATccatggactttgttttaggtttaccttgAACAAAGAATGGGAGGGATAACATATTCGTTGTCATGGACAGAATTTTGAAAAtagcacactttataccatgtcataaaagcgatgctGCTGCTAATTTGCTGATTTTTtatttcgtgaaattattcgcttgcatggtgtgctgAATACTATTTATTTTAGATcttgatactaaatttcttagccattTTTGGAGATGCCTATGGGCTAATTTGgagactaaactgctttttagtactacatgtcaccCACAAATTGAtgggacaaactgaagtagtcaataaaacattgtctactatgcttaagGTTGTTCCAAAGAATAATCtaaaaatgtgggaagaatgtcTTCCCCACATTGAATTGCTTATAATCATTCGCTGCATTCTACCACTATGATGTgtccttttgaaattgtgtacagttttctacctcgtgcacccattgatttattgcctcttccatcttcggagaaagATAATTTTGACattaaacaacgtgctgaattgctATTAAAAATTCATGAATTAACTAAGAAAACATTGAGCTTATGAATGCTAAATACAAACTTGCTGACGATAAGGATAGAAAACATGTTATGCTTGGGCAAGGTGATCTTATTTGGTTACATTTACGCAAAGATAggtttcctgatttgcgcaaatctaAGATAATGCCACATGTTGATAGTCCTTTTAAGGAGTTAGAGAAAATagatgataatgcatataaaattgagctgcctgcagatttggggttagtcccacgtTTAACACTGCAAATTTGAAACCTTATTTGGGAGAGGAAGATGAGCTTTTGTCGAGAAAGACTTGAATTCAAGAAGAGGAGGATGAAGGGGACATCCCTACCGTTGTTACACCATAGCCCCAGCTGCTACACATATTGAgccaattactagagctcacgcACGTCAATTAAATTATCATATACTTTTGTTTCTCAATAATGTTTtcaatgttcatgagaatatgattctgcctaaattggatacttaTGTATTACTTAGGAATGAATGGCCTAGCATGGACAAGAGGGATGGACATTGGATTATGAACAAGCATAGAGATGAAGGTACGCACGCAGGGAACAAGAATGAAGCTTCAAGTGGAGATGACATggctttgaagccaccataaggacgtatgatgacttggatgaaatatacaagatgttACTTCATGAATTTCGTCCATAGCCTTCAATAGGTGTTGCACCACCTTGTTTTGgaccaggcccatgtaattttaaAACACCATATGATAGGTTGTTCTTAGAGTCCGCATTAGTAGGGAAAATGACATATGATGGATTTTAATCCCACCTTGCCAAGGATGGACAAAATTCCCGTGTCTCGCTATAAATACAACCATGAGGGCGTCGCTTTAGAGTTGGATTTTGTTTAGATAAAAGTTTTTCATAGCTACAACTCGTATACTTTGTTTGTGTCCAACAACCACACTAAGACGCTCGTAGAACTCCAAactttgatcaataaagctttcaacTTAAtttgcaatattcagattgcaatcttagttcttgcttgttctttgtttgcatGCAGGAATTAGATCTTCGTGGTTAGGTTAATGGTGCTCCGGTGTGGTTAATAATCTCTTGGAGTTGGTTTAGCAATTGCTAGGGTGCAACGTCTtcacacgttcgtagtcggacCAAAGTCTATTCCACCAAAAATGATCGTTAACTCTCATCTAAAGATTGGGACAACCATGCTATATCAGCTCACCACCACCGAGACCACGAGGAGGAGCCCCACCGCTGCAACCTCATCACGTCCTTAAAGATCCAGTGGAGGGAACGCCGTGTGCAGCCGCtagctgtgacgcccggataattaagctacagtgaacctctgctaatgacgCCACATCACCTCGATTACTGTCGATAAACTCGTGTTAGTTTAAAAGCGATTCAgactcaaatttgaattaaagtcaaatgataaaagttttcaaatattaaaactaaaatgtttgggttatgccaaataatgcataggcaATTATGGTGGAGGAATCACACTTTTGTAAAATGCTTAAATACTCTAAAGTGGTTAAAACAATAGTTgaaacaattaaataaatgcctttgATATTTTACAAAATACTAATCTATTTTGTTTTGGGTAAAACTTTTTGTGGTAGTGGGTGATGGTGTGACACTAAATTAGGAATTCACTTTGTGATGTATAGAACAAAATTAGTTCAAGAATTAAAATAAAACCGTAAAAGAAAAATAAGCAAAAGATAAAAGGAAAtcaaacaaaaataaaagaacccccccccccccccgctgggccCCGGCCCAGCTGGCCTTtgggccaaccaggccggcctTGTCCAATAAATACTGGGTTACAAGCCAAGACTATTTTGTCAAGGATCCTGTCAGCCGCGCCTACATACCCCTGGTCCGCCcgaccgaaaccctaaccccccactTCTCTCCCCGACCCCCACTCTCCCCTCGCGCCCCTCCACTCggtcccgatctggatcggggcaggCAACCGGTGCCCTGGTGCCTCGTCGttcgccgcccgtcgcccctgTCGCCGCCGCACGGAGGACCACCTGGCCGGAGCTTCCCCTCCCGCTGGATCTGGATCGGCACCCGAGCCGATCCCCGGTGCCAGCGCTCGCCACCGCTCCGCCGTTGTCACGCCACCCCGACCTCGTCTCCTCCTCACCTCGCGTCGTCCCCAGCCTCCTCCTCACCGGCTGCACCGAGCCTCGACGCCCCTGTACCCCTGCAACGAACGTGAGCAGGACCCCCCTCCTTCCCTCCTGCCCCGCGGTCACCGTCGTACACTTGCGCTTTGCCCTCACCCGCTCGCCATCTCGGCTTGCTACCGCTGCTGCTTCTACTTGCTGCCGCCGCAGCTGTGCTACCCGCTAGCTCTGCTGCTCGCCTCGCCGTGGCTCCGCCCCCCCTGCGTGGCTGCGTCGACGCGCCCGCCACGACGCCCTGCCCCCTCGTGCCAGCCCCCGCCTCTGCTCCCGCGCGCTGTCCCGTAACGCTGGGCCGCGCTCCACATTGCCTCGAGCCACCACGGCTGCGTCCGCTCGCGCGCCCGCGCTCGGGCACCCCCACTCCGGCCACTGGCTCGCCGCGGCTCCGCCGCCCCAACCCCGTTGCTGCTTCGCCCCACCATGTCCGCAGCCACCTCCGGCGCCGCGCCCGCTCGGCCCTACCCGGGTTGGGCGTCGACAGCGCCCCGTGCCCGTTCGCCCGTTAGGCCCCTGTGAGCCAATGACAAGTGGGCCTAGCCCCAGAACAAAAAAAGAATAATAAAGACaacaattaattaattaagataattaattaacttaatcaatcatgttaattaatctaattaaccctGTTAATTAACCTTAATTATCTGATTAGATAAACAGTctatgacagtagggacccactggTCAATTTGACTAGTCAACGGTCAATGCTGACTGGACTATTGACTGGCCCCATCAGTCAGTCTCTGCTGACTTGGCAGTTGACCAAGTCAACTGGGCCTACTGGTCAGCCGCACAAGCCCTTCTATCATTACACctctgtgtacccatagcaattTAACATTTAATTTCCGAAttaaaataatttagaaaatgatttagaactttaaaaattaatataaaataaaccgtagcttagatggaaaaactttgtacatgaaagttgctcagaacgacgagacaa
This sequence is a window from Aegilops tauschii subsp. strangulata cultivar AL8/78 chromosome 7, Aet v6.0, whole genome shotgun sequence. Protein-coding genes within it:
- the LOC109735093 gene encoding RNA-binding motif protein 25 isoform X2, whose product is MMRPCFPPRPMPPVGVVQIQRPATIPGIRGAPPMVAPPARPPAPAVTPVDKPPTAVYVGKIAPTVDNGLLLSLLRICGPVKSWKRTQNPSNGKPVAFGFCEFESAEGILRATRLLNKLSIDGQELVVNINDATKEYLKKHVEEKKKVHENTKKEEHEGGDGTSAVAENESLKLVSGKTDETEDSGDKDSEENTKKFGIVTNEDSEADKAAAELINSIIEEWLKTRPLPPPPPPLPVQPSADISSKHNNGESVVDMAMTDSEDNDDCVDKRTVGETEKTENDSLDRRKDKEHDKEKQEKEKELQRYERERERERVRRDRDKELKHREVERLYKDHLKEWESRERDKEYQRQYEKDREKEKERERKREIMKQEDESDEEDSRKRRRRNSNTLEERKRRRQREKQEDLADKLKEEQEIAEARRRAIELQQQADEAAAAESAIFMEVDGDDGKEADAPNKPIVSDDDNVVSSANGVDADDGKTHKDCNGDEASMVPGQILDIKQNINAPAKKLGFGLIGSGKRTSVPSVFAEEDDDDNKDKRIRPLVPIDYSTEELQAVEADSYSDQPNNIVAAAEFAKRILVSNQKEEQPETERSRRAIDRSTLRDKSRNDEDGARLGDDRREMMHDRDNDKPKLENKKVLDAKQLIDMIPRTKEELFSYDINWAIYEKHELHDRMRPWISKKIIEFLGEEESTLVEYIVSCTKDHVHAAKMLELLQSILDVEAEMFVLKMWRMLIFEIKKVEAGLSVRGKA
- the LOC109735093 gene encoding RNA-binding motif protein 25 isoform X1, producing MAAVAPTPDNLDPPPSTPPNTATPPQATATSTPPNPATPNPPASNPTMSSPNPNPAPAPAPAPPVVLPPMPPAPVSFAPSFRPLGAPPPPQVQQYGAIRNPGYLMGQPMQPPGVHHVMRPPTMYAPQPGPYMQQPGVAVPPGVHRFAGPYTMMRPCFPPRPMPPVGVVQIQRPATIPGIRGAPPMVAPPARPPAPAVTPVDKPPTAVYVGKIAPTVDNGLLLSLLRICGPVKSWKRTQNPSNGKPVAFGFCEFESAEGILRATRLLNKLSIDGQELVVNINDATKEYLKKHVEEKKKVHENTKKEEHEGGDGTSAVAENESLKLVSGKTDETEDSGDKDSEENTKKFGIVTNEDSEADKAAAELINSIIEEWLKTRPLPPPPPPLPVQPSADISSKHNNGESVVDMAMTDSEDNDDCVDKRTVGETEKTENDSLDRRKDKEHDKEKQEKEKELQRYERERERERVRRDRDKELKHREVERLYKDHLKEWESRERDKEYQRQYEKDREKEKERERKREIMKQEDESDEEDSRKRRRRNSNTLEERKRRRQREKQEDLADKLKEEQEIAEARRRAIELQQQADEAAAAESAIFMEVDGDDGKEADAPNKPIVSDDDNVVSSANGVDADDGKTHKDCNGDEASMVPGQILDIKQNINAPAKKLGFGLIGSGKRTSVPSVFAEEDDDDNKDKRIRPLVPIDYSTEELQAVEADSYSDQPNNIVAAAEFAKRILVSNQKEEQPETERSRRAIDRSTLRDKSRNDEDGARLGDDRREMMHDRDNDKPKLENKKVLDAKQLIDMIPRTKEELFSYDINWAIYEKHELHDRMRPWISKKIIEFLGEEESTLVEYIVSCTKDHVHAAKMLELLQSILDVEAEMFVLKMWRMLIFEIKKVEAGLSVRGKA